A section of the Labrus bergylta chromosome 21, fLabBer1.1, whole genome shotgun sequence genome encodes:
- the mfsd13a gene encoding transmembrane protein 180, with product MGRRVWSWQSVFSTAVLYGSLALFTSILHNVFLLYYVQTFVSVYKIDKVSFWIGESVFLIWNSLNDPLFGWLSDRSFLSSPQSGSQITTPEVVLKRLKALSTNGPLFSLSFLAFWVAWASPGLQFLLCLCLYDGFLTMVDLHHSALLADLAVSAADRTRLNFHCSVFSALGSFSVFLSYSFWDREDFYSFRVFCVTLAAFSVLGFFLVSRLLRQRFQKEVLPKLDEAQTLKDLSVGHAPLTHPEKPVTIGQYIKQLSKHKNFLWFVSMNLIQVFHCHFNSNFFPLFLEHLLSDNISASTGSILLGISYIAPHLNNLYFLTLCQRYGVYQVIRWLFMVKLGLSVAMLLAGADHIYLLCIFIASNRVFTEGTCKLLKLVITDLVDEDFVVNKRQQAASALLFGMVALLTKPGQTFAPLIGTWLLCAYTGYDIFEREPVKVPDVASGSGTPPLRLGCFYMVVFVPITCALLQLAAWSRFTLHGRKLQGIKTLRQGAQHGHLIDVKAI from the exons ATGGGCAGGAGGGTCTGGAGCTGGCAAAGTGTCTTCTCCACTGCAGTGCTCTATGGCTCTCTGGCTCTGTTTACCTCCATCCTCCACAATGTGTTCCTGCTCTACTACGTACAGACATTCGTGTCCGTCTACAAGATTGATAAAGTCTCCTTCTGGATTGGAGAG TCAGTTTTCCTGATATGGAACAGTCTGAACGACCCTCTCTTCGGCTGGCTGAGTGATCGCTCCTTCCTCAGCTCGCCTCA GTCAGGCTCTCAGATCACAACTCCAGAGGTGGTGCTGAAGCGCCTTAAGGCCCTCTCCACAAATGGCCCCCTCTTCTCCCTGTCCTTCCTGGCCTTCTGGGTGGCGTGGGCCAGTCCAGGCCTGCAgttcctgctgtgtttgtgtctgtacgACGGTTTCCTCACCATGGTGGACCTCCACCACAGCGCCCTGCTGGCTGACCTCGCCGTGTCCGCCGCCGATCGCACGCGCCTCAACTTCCACTGCTCCGTGTTCAGCGCTCTGGGCTCCTTCTCAGTGTTCCTGTCCTACTCCTTCTGGGACAGGGAGGACTTCTACTCCTTCCGTGTCTTCTGTGTGACTCTGGCGGCGTTTTCCGTCTTGGGCTTTTTCTTGGTGTCTCGGTTGCTGCGGCAACGTTTCCAAAAGGAAGTCCTTCCCAAGCTGGATGAGGCACAGACGCTCAAAGA CCTGAGTGTCGGCCACGCTCCACTGACACACCCAGAAAAACCGGTCACTATCGGACAGTATATCAAGCAGCTCTCCAAACACAAGAACTTCTTGTGGTTTGTGTCCATGAACCTCATTCAG GTGTTTCACTGCCATTTTAACAGCAACTTCTTCCCTCTTTTCCTGGAGCATCTCCTGTCTGACAATATTTCTGCCTCCACCGGGTCAATCCTACTGG GGATCTCTTACATTGCCCCCCACCTGAACAACTTGTATTTCCTGACACTGTGCCAGCGTTACGGGGTTTACCAGGTTATCCGCTGGCTATTTATGGTCAAACTGGGACTTAGTGTGGCTATGCTGCTGGCAGGGGCTGACCACATTTATCTGCTGTGCATCTTCATTGCTAG TAACCGGGTGTTCACAGAAGGGACGTGCAAGCTGCTGAAGCTGGTCATTACCGACCTGGTGGATGAAGACTTTGTGGTCAACAAGCGTCAGCAGGCCGCCTCTGCGCTCCTCTTCGGGATGGTCGCCCTTTTGACCAAACCTGGCCAGACATTCGCTCCACTCATTGGCACCTGGCTGCTGTGTGCTTACACag GTTACGATATTTTCGAGAGGGAACCCGTGAAGGTGCCCGACGTTGCCTCCGGCTCAGGGACTCCGCCTCTTCGCCTGGGCTGCTTCTACATGGTGGTGTTTGTGCCTATCACGTGTGCCCTGCTCCAGCTGGCCGCCTGGTCTCGCTTCACACTACACGGCCGCAAGCTGCAGGGGATCAAGACCCTGAGGCAAGGGGCCCAGCACGGCCACCTTATCGATGTCAAGGCCATATGA